Genomic window (Streptomyces liliiviolaceus):
CGGCGGGATCATTTGGAAGCTTCGCCCTTCAGCGCGGCGAGGGGCTCGCCCTCGCAGGACAGCGCGGTGGTACGCATCGCGCCGATCCGGGACAGCTGTTCGTCCTGTGGCAGTGCCTTGAGTTCCTTCCACACCGGGCGGGCCGCGGCGGTCTGCGCGGCCGCGGAGTACCCGTTGCCCGCGAGGGGTTGGAGGTCGCCGGTCACCCAGGCGACCGCGACGCTCTGCGTGGCCGGGTCGGCCGCCGTACCGCCCCAGCCGACGGGGACGCACATCGGCACCACGGCCTGCGCGATCAGGGCCCGGGTCAGCTCCTCGCCCCGCACGCCGGTGATCATGTCGTCGTCGAAGTCGAACAGCACGCTCTCGCGGGACCACCGTGGTGTGGAGCCCTGCGGCGGTACGGCGGCGTTCTCCCGGACCGAGACCGGCGCCCGGTCGCCCAGGGCGGCGTGCAGCAGGCGCAGCGCCTTCTTGCCGGGGCCCGCGACGTCGTCGAGCCGTGCGCGTTGTGTCGTCGTCACGCATACCGGGCCGTCGCAGACCAGTTCCGCGGCCGCCTTGTCGACGACGTACATCCGGCCCGGGTCGGAGGGCAGCACCAGCAGAGCGACGACCGCGCCCGCCAGGAGGGGTGCCAGTGCGGTGAGCCGGGCTCGCGGGGTCGCGGCGATCAGCAGCGCGAAGCCGGTCGCGGCCATGCCGAGCAGCCAGACCGTCTGCCCGAGGTGCACGGACACGGAGAGCGTGACGAGTGCGTCGCGCACCTCCTCCACCGTCGGTGACAGCAGCGAGACCCGGTTCGGCTCCGTGCCCGGGAACCCGCCCTCCATGACCGTCTCCGTCCGGCCCAGGGACGCGTGCATCAGGACCGTGAACACGAAGGCGGCCATGGCCGTCGCGGGCGGGGTGAGCGCGGACGGCAGGGCGCGCCCGGCCCCCATGCCCAGCACGGCCCCCGCGACGAGGAAGAACGCCCCCACCAGCGAGATCGGCAGCCAACCGGCGTGCGTGTAGGCGGTGTTGCCCCATACCTGGACCGCGCCCACCAGGACGAGGAGCGCGAAGGCCGTGGCCAGCGTGCACGCCGTCGTGCCCGCCAGCGCGGCGGCGCGGTGCCGGGCGGGCCGCGGTGTGCTGGTCAGCAGCTCGTACATCTTCGAGCGGTGGTCGCGCAGCCCTTGCAGCGCCCCGAGTCCCACGGCCAGCGGCCACAGGTAGAACAGCAGGGAGCGGGTCCACATGGCCATGGGCGTCCACTGGGCCGTCCACGCCGTGGTGCCCCGCCACCACGCGGCGTCCACCAGATACAGGAACGCCAGCGCCGGGAGCAGGACCACTGCGCCGGCCCACGGGGCGACGGAACGCCTCAACTCGATGCGCAGGATACGGCCGTTCACCAACTGCCCCTCTCCTGGGCGGGGTTGCGCAGCAGCGCCGAGTAGCCGCGCTCCAGCGGGCTGTCGCCCACGTGCTCGGGGCCGCCCGCCGCCGCGAGTTCGTCCGGGGTGCCCTGGAAGACCAGTCGGCCCTCGGCGAAGAGCACCACGTCGGTGCAGGCGGCGGCGACGTCCTCCACCAGGTGGGTCGAGACGAGCACACAGGTGTCGGTGCCCAGTTCCTGGAGCAGTTCGCGGAAGCGCAGCCGCTGCGCGGGGTCGAGGCCGACCGTCGGCTCGTCGAGGAGCAGGACCGCCGGGTCGTTGACGATGGCCTGGGCGATGCCGACGCGCCGCACCATGCCGCCCGACAGTGCCTTCATCCTGTCGTCGGCGCGGTCCGCCAGGCCCACCCGCTCCACGGCGCGCTGCACCGCGGCGGGGATGTCCGCCTTCGGCACCTCCTTCAGCCACGCCATGTACTCGACGAACTCGCGCACCGTGAAGCGCTTGTAGTAGCCGAACTCCTGGGGCAGGTAGCCGATCCGGCGGCGCAGCGCACGGTGTTCGCCCCGGCCGCCGACGGACTCGCCGAACATCTCAAGGGTGCCCTCGGTGGGGCGCAGCACGGTGGCCAGCGTCCGGATGAGGGTGGTCTTGCCCGCCCCGTTGGGACCGAGCAGGCCGTGGACACCGGTGCCGAGCCGCAGGTCGAGGCCGTCGACGGCCATCCGTTTCCTGCCGACCCTGACCTTCAGCCCGGTGGCCCGGATCTCCCATGCGTAGGCCGTCGGCGCGAGGTCGGCCGCGTTGACCGCGGACGTCATGTGGTGTTCCTTTCGGTTGGCTCTTGCGTTGCTCATCGCTTGTCCGGCTCGTTGCTCATCGCTCGGCTCTCGCGTTGTTGATCGCTCGGCTCTCGTGTTGCTCATCGATGGGTCTCCAGGACGGAGTACGCGCTTCTGCGGGCGATCACGACCGCGATGCCGAGCGCGAGGAGCAGCCCCCACGCGGGCAGACCTTCGGGCCGCAGGACGACGGCCGTCCGGCTGGTGGCCACGGTCGGCGCCATGACCAGGGCGGCCCATACGGCGGCGAGCGCGACGGCGGCGCGGGTCACCCCGACGGCACCACCGAGCGCCAGCGTCGCCGCGGTGAAGGCCAGGCAGGGCAGCAGCCACTGGGCCACCATCACCCCGGTCAGCCACCCGCACACCAGCAGCACGGGGACGACCACGCCGAGCACGGACGCGGTACGCCGCAGGACCAGTTGGAGCCCGGCCCTGGGCGCCGAGGCGGTCAGCTCGTACGCCGGGTCCAGGCCGCGGGCCCAGGACGCCGCGACGCCGAGCACGGGCAGGACCGGCGAGAACAGCAGCACCATCGACACGTCGCCCGTGCCGGCGCCGACCACGTCGAGCAGCAGGGCCAGCAGTGTCACGCCCACGACCATGGCCAGCCACGGCACCATCGCGGGCGTCATCCACCGCGAGAGCCGCGACAGGCACACCTGTCGGAACCGTCCGCGCCGCATCGTGGCAGTGACCGCCACCCGGGGCTCCAGGCCGGCCCACACGGTGTCGACCAGTGACAGCACCGCGGGCACCTCGGCGGCGACCACGGCGGACAGCCGGTCGCGGCACACCCGGCACGCCTCCAGGTGGGCCTCCACGGCCCACACCTCGTCGGCGGCGAGGTCCGCGCCGCCACGCGCGTACCCCTCGATGATCCGCACCGACGCGTGTTCCCCACTCATACCAGCGCCCTCCGCATCGCCGTCCGGGCCCGGCGGGCACGGGTCTTGACCGTGCCCTCGGGCAGCCCGAGCAGGACCGCGGTCTCCCGGACGGACAGCCCGTCGAGCACCATGGCCTGCAGTACCTGTCTCAACTCCGGCGCGAGGTGGCGCAGCGCGTCCCCGACCTCACCGCCGACGGTCTCCGCGAGCGCCTCCTCCTCGGCGGCGGGCGCGGCGTCCGGCACGGCGGCGGCCGGCGGGGGCTCCGCGTGGTGGGCCCTGCGCCGGAACGCGTCGACCAGGCGCCGCGCCGCGATCGTCCACAGCCAGCCGGTGGCCGTCCCGCCGACGGCGGCCCCTGCGAACGCGCCCGCGGCGCGCCACACCGCCAGGTAGGTCTCCTGCATGACCTCCGCGACGATCTGCTCGTCCCCGCAGCGGCGACGCAGGCGCACCGCCAGCCACGGCGACGTACGCCGGTACAACTCCTCGAATGCGGCACGGTCGCCCTTCGCCACGAGCCGGACGAGACGTTCCTCGTCGACCTCGTGCAGCGGTGCCCTGGCTGATCTCACACCTGCTAGACGCGGGGCCTTCGCGTCAGGTTTTCACTTGGCCGTGATCCGCGTCACACACGAGCGAGGTATCGCAGCGCGACCGCCAAGCGGCGCACCGCTGCCCCGCAGAGGGTCCAAGGGCTCCCGACTGCACCCATTTCCGCGATAAGCACGCCGCGTGAGCACCGGGGCCCGCATCATGGCGACCGCACCCGCTACAGAAACGGCCACCATGACCGAAATGCACTACGCCCCTGCGGCGGTCAGTCTGACCAAGGTGCAGGCCGAGGCCCCGGGCCTCGTCAGCCTCTACAAGGCCGCGGGCGCCAGCCTGCGCACACATGGCCTTGAGGGAGTACGCGCCGCCGTGTACCTGGTCCTGGACCGGTCCGGATCGATGCGGCCCTACTACAAGGACGGCACCATGCAGCACTTCGGTGAACAGGTGCTGTCCTTGTCCGCCCACCTCGACGACGACGGCACCGTGCCCGTCGTGTTCTTCTCCACGGACGTCGACGGATCCACCGACCTGCGCCTCGGCAACTACCCGGGCCGCATCGACAAGCTGCACGAGAACCTCGGCCACATGGGGCGGACGAACTACCACTGGGCCATGGACGAGGTCATCGACCACTACCTCGCGTCCGACAGCACCGATCCCGCCCTGGTCATCTTCCAGACGGACGGCGGGCCCACCAGCAAGGCCGCTGCCGAACGCTATCTGTGCAAGGCCGCCCGCCTGCCCCTGTTCTGGCAGTTCGTCGGCTTCGGCGACCCCGACGACAACGAGTTCGCCTTCCTGCACCGCCTCGACACCCTGGCCGCACCCGCCTGCCGCATCGTCGACAACGCGGGCTTCTTCCACGCCGGTCTCGACCCCCGCACCCTGGACGACGGTCTGCTGTACGACCGGCTTCTGCAGGAGTTCCCGCACTGGCTGACAGCCGCGCGCACCGCCCGGGTCATCGCATAGGCGAAGCGGCTCCTCGTCGGAGGAGTCCGCGGGGAGCGGGCCGGTGGGTCGTCACCGCGTGCCGCCCGGCGGCGTTGCGGTGCCGCGTTCGGTGGGTGGTGTGAGGGGCGGAGGCGTCGGGTCGTGGCGCAGGGCGTCAAGGACGACGCGGACGGATGCGCGGGTTGGGGTGCCGCGGCGGACGGCGGCGGTGATGGTGCGGGTGACGGGGGTGGCGAGTTCGCGCGTGGTCACGTCGTAGCGGCTGTGGGCGACGGCGAGGGCCGGGAGGAGGGTGATCGACAGTCCGGCCTCGACGTGTTGCAGCGCCATCATGTAGTTGCTGAAACGGCACACCACCCGCGGTTCGAAGCGGGCCTGGCGGCACAGGCGCCGGGCCAGGTTGGCCATGTAGGACTGGGGCATGTCGAAGGCCCAGGCCTCGTGCGCGAAGGCGGCCAGGTCCACGGGGCCGCGTCCGGCGGGATGGCCGGGAGGCAGGACCAGCAGCACCGGGTCCTCGGCCAGCGGCACCAGGTCGAGGTCCGGGCCGAGCGGAAGTTCGTCGAAGTCGGTCGTGGTGATGATGATGTCCGCGTCCGCCATGCGCAGGGCGGGCATGCTCGCGTGCGGTTCTAGTTCGAGGATCTCGACGTCCAGGTGCGGGTGGGCGGCCGCGAGCCGGGTCACCGCAGGGACGGCCAGCGTGTGGATGGCGCTCTGGAACGCGCCCAGCCGGACCAGCCCCGACGGCTCCTCACCGAAGCCGCGCAACTCGCTCTCGACGCCGTCCATGTGGTCGAGGATCGCGCGGGCCCGCTGGGCGAGGATCAGCCCGGCGGACGTCAGCCGTACCCGCCGCCCCGTGCGTTCCAGCAGTTTGGTGCCGGTCTCGGCCTCCAGGACGGCGAGCTGCTGGGAGACGCTCGACGGGCTGAGATGGCCGGCCTGCGCCACCGCGCGGACCGTACCGAGCGTGTCCAGCTGGCTGAGCAGCCTCAGCCTCCACGGGTTCATCACCCTGGCGATTCTTGTACGGTTCTGCCGCACAGGAAAGCCGACATCGTGTGATGGACGCGAACCTCGACCCGTCCCTACCGTCGACGTCATGGCAGACGACAGGGCAGGCGACATGACCGGCACGGACCGCGACGCACAGTTCTGGCACGACGCACGGCGCCATCTGCTGCGCTACGGCGTCGCCTTCACCCCCGAGATCATCGAGCGCGCGAGCGGCAGCTTCGTGTACACCGCCGACGGCCGCCGGATCCTCGACTTCACCTCCGGCCAGATGAGCGCGATCCTGGGACACGGCCATCCACGCATCGTGGAGACCGTCCAGCGGCAGATCGCCGGCCTCGACCACCTCTTCAGTGGCATGCTCAGCCGCCCCGTCGTGGACCTCGCGCGGCGGCTGGCCGGTACGCTGCCCGACCCGCTCGACAAGGTGCTGCTGCTCACCACGGGCGCCGAGTCGAACGAGGCTGCGGTACGGATGGCGAAGCTCGTCACCGGCGGCCACGAGATCGTGTCGTTCGCCCGGTCCTGGCACGGCATGACCCAGGCCGCCGCGTCGGCGACGTACAGCGCGGGACGCAAGGGCTACGGACCCGGCGCACCGGGCAACTTCGCCATCCCCGTACCGCACTCCTATCACCCCGACATCGCGCACCCCGACGGAACGCTCGACTGGCAGCGGCAGTTGGACCTCGCCTTCGACCTCATCGACGCCCAGTCCACCGGCAGCCTGGCCGCGTGTCTGGTCGAGCCGATCCTCAGCTCGGGCGGGGTGATCGAGCCGCCCGCCGGCTACTTCGCCGCGCTGCTCCGCAAGTGCCGGGAGCGCGGAATGCTCCTCATCCTCGACGAGGCGCAGACCGGCCTGTGCCGCACGGGCACCTGGTACGCCTTCGAGCGCGACGGGGTCGTCCCCGACATCCTCACCCTGTCCAAGACACTCGGCGCGGGGCTGCCGCTCGCCGCGGTGGTCACCAGCGCGGAGATCGAGGAGCGGGCCCACGAGCGCGGCTTCCTGTTCTTCACCACCCATGTCTCCGACCCGCTCGTCGCGGCGGTGGGCAACACGGTCCTCGACGTCCTCGAAGCCGACCGCCTCGACGAACAGGCCCGTGGCCGAGGGGAGTTCCTGCGCAAGGGACTCGACGAACTCGCCGCCCGCCACCCGGTGATCGGCGACGTACGCGGCAGGGGTCTGCTCCTCGGCGTCGAGTTCGCGACGGGCGACACCGACACCTCGGCCGGGGACGCTCTGGGTGCCCGTGTCACGGGCCGCTGCCTCGAACTGGGCCTGCACATGAACATCGTCCAACTGCCGGGCATGGGCGGCACCCTGCGCATCGCCCCGCCCCTGACCGCCACCGAGGAGGAGCTGACCCTCGGCCTGGAGATCCTGGACCAGGCCCTCACGGAGGCGGGCCGGAGTGCCGGTGAGAGGTGAGCGTCGTGGCTCGATGCCGGTCGAACCGGTCAACTTACCGGGAGAATGAGCCGACTTGAGCCCTTCGGGCGGGGCTTCGTCCGCTTCGTACCTGTGCGCGGGGGCCGGGTCGTTACGATGACGGTGGTGGGGTCGGCTCCGGGATTCGTGTCTGGCGACGGTTGAGGCCCTGTCGGGCGGTCGGCCCGAACCCGGTACAGCTTCCTGCGCGGTACGGCCGCACACGATAGGCGGACGCAAGGCAACGTATCCCCCCGTGCACTTGGAGCTGTCCATGCGCATCGACCGTTCGACGCTGTCGCTCGACCAGCCCGTGTCCTCGCTCGATCCGAACCGCGGAACCCACGAGGAGGCAGCCGAGTGGCTGCGGCACGGCCCCGTGGTGCCGGTGGCGCTGCCGGACGACGTCCGTGCCTGGGCGGCCATGTCGGCCGAGGCGGCCCAGACGGTACTGGACGCGCACCCCGACCTCTCCAGCGATCCGCGGCACTGGGGTGCGTACACACGCGGGGAGATACCCGCCGGATGGCCACTGCTCAACCTCATCGTCGGGGAGTCGATGCTCAATGCCGACGGGATGGACCACCGCAGGCTTCGCCGTCTGGTGAGTCACGCGTTCACTCCGCGCCGTATCGACGCGTTCGCACCCCGGATCCGTGAGATCACCCGGGAGTTGCTGGACGACCTGGAGTCCGCGAAGCCGGGGGACGTGACCGATCTCAAGGAGGGTTTCGCCTATCCGCTCCCGCTGTTGATCATCTGCGAGCTGTTCGGTCTCACCGACCCCGATCAGCAGCGCCGATTACGCGGCCACTTCAGGACGATGCTGAGCGTCGAGGTGAGCGGCGCCGAGCGGCAGGCGGCCGCCGTCGGGCAGCGCAAGGTGCTGGCACGCCTGGTCGCCGACCGGCGCGAGGCTCCGCTCGGCGACCTGACCAGCGCGCTGATCGAGGCGTTGGACGACGAGGCCGGCAGGCTGACGGAGAAGGAACTGATCGACACCCTTGAGATCATCC
Coding sequences:
- a CDS encoding ABC transporter ATP-binding protein encodes the protein MTSAVNAADLAPTAYAWEIRATGLKVRVGRKRMAVDGLDLRLGTGVHGLLGPNGAGKTTLIRTLATVLRPTEGTLEMFGESVGGRGEHRALRRRIGYLPQEFGYYKRFTVREFVEYMAWLKEVPKADIPAAVQRAVERVGLADRADDRMKALSGGMVRRVGIAQAIVNDPAVLLLDEPTVGLDPAQRLRFRELLQELGTDTCVLVSTHLVEDVAAACTDVVLFAEGRLVFQGTPDELAAAGGPEHVGDSPLERGYSALLRNPAQERGSW
- a CDS encoding zf-HC2 domain-containing protein: MSGEHASVRIIEGYARGGADLAADEVWAVEAHLEACRVCRDRLSAVVAAEVPAVLSLVDTVWAGLEPRVAVTATMRRGRFRQVCLSRLSRWMTPAMVPWLAMVVGVTLLALLLDVVGAGTGDVSMVLLFSPVLPVLGVAASWARGLDPAYELTASAPRAGLQLVLRRTASVLGVVVPVLLVCGWLTGVMVAQWLLPCLAFTAATLALGGAVGVTRAAVALAAVWAALVMAPTVATSRTAVVLRPEGLPAWGLLLALGIAVVIARRSAYSVLETHR
- a CDS encoding RNA polymerase sigma factor, with product MRSARAPLHEVDEERLVRLVAKGDRAAFEELYRRTSPWLAVRLRRRCGDEQIVAEVMQETYLAVWRAAGAFAGAAVGGTATGWLWTIAARRLVDAFRRRAHHAEPPPAAAVPDAAPAAEEEALAETVGGEVGDALRHLAPELRQVLQAMVLDGLSVRETAVLLGLPEGTVKTRARRARTAMRRALV
- a CDS encoding vWA domain-containing protein; the protein is MTEMHYAPAAVSLTKVQAEAPGLVSLYKAAGASLRTHGLEGVRAAVYLVLDRSGSMRPYYKDGTMQHFGEQVLSLSAHLDDDGTVPVVFFSTDVDGSTDLRLGNYPGRIDKLHENLGHMGRTNYHWAMDEVIDHYLASDSTDPALVIFQTDGGPTSKAAAERYLCKAARLPLFWQFVGFGDPDDNEFAFLHRLDTLAAPACRIVDNAGFFHAGLDPRTLDDGLLYDRLLQEFPHWLTAARTARVIA
- a CDS encoding LysR family transcriptional regulator, with product MNPWRLRLLSQLDTLGTVRAVAQAGHLSPSSVSQQLAVLEAETGTKLLERTGRRVRLTSAGLILAQRARAILDHMDGVESELRGFGEEPSGLVRLGAFQSAIHTLAVPAVTRLAAAHPHLDVEILELEPHASMPALRMADADIIITTTDFDELPLGPDLDLVPLAEDPVLLVLPPGHPAGRGPVDLAAFAHEAWAFDMPQSYMANLARRLCRQARFEPRVVCRFSNYMMALQHVEAGLSITLLPALAVAHSRYDVTTRELATPVTRTITAAVRRGTPTRASVRVVLDALRHDPTPPPLTPPTERGTATPPGGTR
- a CDS encoding aspartate aminotransferase family protein, whose protein sequence is MADDRAGDMTGTDRDAQFWHDARRHLLRYGVAFTPEIIERASGSFVYTADGRRILDFTSGQMSAILGHGHPRIVETVQRQIAGLDHLFSGMLSRPVVDLARRLAGTLPDPLDKVLLLTTGAESNEAAVRMAKLVTGGHEIVSFARSWHGMTQAAASATYSAGRKGYGPGAPGNFAIPVPHSYHPDIAHPDGTLDWQRQLDLAFDLIDAQSTGSLAACLVEPILSSGGVIEPPAGYFAALLRKCRERGMLLILDEAQTGLCRTGTWYAFERDGVVPDILTLSKTLGAGLPLAAVVTSAEIEERAHERGFLFFTTHVSDPLVAAVGNTVLDVLEADRLDEQARGRGEFLRKGLDELAARHPVIGDVRGRGLLLGVEFATGDTDTSAGDALGARVTGRCLELGLHMNIVQLPGMGGTLRIAPPLTATEEELTLGLEILDQALTEAGRSAGER
- a CDS encoding cytochrome P450 family protein, whose translation is MRIDRSTLSLDQPVSSLDPNRGTHEEAAEWLRHGPVVPVALPDDVRAWAAMSAEAAQTVLDAHPDLSSDPRHWGAYTRGEIPAGWPLLNLIVGESMLNADGMDHRRLRRLVSHAFTPRRIDAFAPRIREITRELLDDLESAKPGDVTDLKEGFAYPLPLLIICELFGLTDPDQQRRLRGHFRTMLSVEVSGAERQAAAVGQRKVLARLVADRREAPLGDLTSALIEALDDEAGRLTEKELIDTLEIILLAGHETTVNSLTSTVHALLTHPDQLRALLGGELDWPAAVEAGLHWNAPLRNLFMRYALRDTVLHGVTVRRGEPIVVGLAAANREQRGTVPARFDIRDSRLYDRQLAFGAGPHFCLGAPLARLESAIGLSQLFARFPAMRLAVPESELVPVISTAINGLDALPVVLRPASV